A single genomic interval of Zingiber officinale cultivar Zhangliang chromosome 4A, Zo_v1.1, whole genome shotgun sequence harbors:
- the LOC121971934 gene encoding uncharacterized protein LOC121971934 isoform X1 — MCRELLHLEWGPEESEEDPDPEEMDLEESEEDPEMDSEDLEENTIPAESEDDPEMNLEEFEEDPEMNPENFEEDPEKDLEMDPEESEEDPQECVEDPEMDLMDTSEAEPPIIESEINGMQLPTALAFILVIHHPVLQMDKFTPQTLVIYCNVWLVRQMKDSCSSTADNTWRTSQVKHSYANLFLTPSFLMLRKLCLSLDFHQAILDSAYNRVPMILLPSDYLIHPFF, encoded by the exons atgtgtagggagttacttcatttggaatggggtcctgaagaatctgaagaggatccagaTCCCGAAGAAATGGACCtcgaagaatctgaggaggatccagaaatggattctGAAGATTTAGAGGAGAATACAATTCCCGCAGAATCTGAGGATGATCCAGAGATgaacctcgaagaatttgaagaggatccagaaatgaaTCCTGAAaattttgaggaggatccagagaAGGATCTGGAGATGGATCCcgaagaatcagaggaggatcctcaagagtgtgtagaagatccagaaatggatctgatggatacatcCGAGGCTGAACCACCCATCATAGAATCCGAGATAAATGGGATGCAATTacccactgctctagcatttatcctagt GATCCATCATCCAGTGCTCCAAATGGACAAGTTTACTCCACAAACCCTGGTAATATATTGCAATGTGTGGCTGGTGCGTCAGATGAAGGATTCATGCTCAA GTACAGCTGACAACACATGGAGAACTTCTCAGGTCAAACACTCGTATGCCAATCTTTTTTTAACCCCTAGTTTTTTAATGCTTAGAAAGTTATGTTTGTCACTTGACTTTCATCAGGCAATTTTGGACTCTGCTTACAACAGAGTGCCAATGATCCTGTTGCCCTCAGATTACTTAATTCATCCATTTTTTTAA
- the LOC121971934 gene encoding proline-, glutamic acid- and leucine-rich protein 1-like isoform X2: MCRELLHLEWGPEESEEDPDPEEMDLEESEEDPEMDSEDLEENTIPAESEDDPEMNLEEFEEDPEMNPENFEEDPEKDLEMDPEESEEDPQECVEDPEMDLMDTSEAEPPIIESEINGMQLPTALAFILVIHHPVLQMDKFTPQTLVIYCNVWLVRQMKDSCSSTADNTWRTSQQSLDK, translated from the exons atgtgtagggagttacttcatttggaatggggtcctgaagaatctgaagaggatccagaTCCCGAAGAAATGGACCtcgaagaatctgaggaggatccagaaatggattctGAAGATTTAGAGGAGAATACAATTCCCGCAGAATCTGAGGATGATCCAGAGATgaacctcgaagaatttgaagaggatccagaaatgaaTCCTGAAaattttgaggaggatccagagaAGGATCTGGAGATGGATCCcgaagaatcagaggaggatcctcaagagtgtgtagaagatccagaaatggatctgatggatacatcCGAGGCTGAACCACCCATCATAGAATCCGAGATAAATGGGATGCAATTacccactgctctagcatttatcctagt GATCCATCATCCAGTGCTCCAAATGGACAAGTTTACTCCACAAACCCTGGTAATATATTGCAATGTGTGGCTGGTGCGTCAGATGAAGGATTCATGCTCAA GTACAGCTGACAACACATGGAGAACTTCTCAG CAATCTTTGGACAAATAG